From Solibacillus isronensis, the proteins below share one genomic window:
- a CDS encoding S41 family peptidase, with the protein MLKKHLSAMLFFIMCLAVPLTVLGAPLDEAKQIVKENYVGNVNGDINRATSLEQLAEMLDPYSAYFTPEEFDEFINGVDLTTVGIGVVIEKVESGIQISELIDGGSAKNAGLKVGDIITEIDGKPVAGLTIDQASTRIKGAANTTVSITVSREDGTILTKKLTRKAFSLPNVETKLLYGNTGYISLNSFSNDTASLVSKAIRDLKNKGAKSFIFDLQNNGGGYVTAAEQLIGMFPNATYAYKLKETSGTSIVRSMKQSTTFPENTKMLVNRYSASSSEMTAAALADQKAVTLYGETTYGKGSMQAFYELEDGSFLKLTVGHFYGPNGTKINEVGVKPHIKTVSEPLFKAHYDTIASNLKNYKELTALKNVPLNKTFTIKFSAKLAKELASSSVELVELGADTVKTTYKLSGQQLVVTPSKELTAGKEYALIVHPKVKNEKGKNLKAGVYLHVTTKQ; encoded by the coding sequence ATGCTAAAAAAACATTTATCAGCAATGCTGTTTTTCATCATGTGCCTGGCTGTTCCTTTGACGGTACTAGGTGCTCCTTTAGATGAAGCAAAACAGATTGTTAAGGAAAACTATGTAGGGAATGTTAACGGTGACATCAACCGGGCCACAAGCCTCGAGCAACTGGCAGAAATGCTTGATCCGTATTCCGCTTACTTTACGCCGGAAGAATTCGATGAGTTTATTAATGGTGTGGACCTTACTACTGTAGGTATCGGTGTGGTCATCGAAAAGGTAGAAAGCGGTATTCAAATTTCCGAGCTGATCGATGGGGGCAGTGCAAAAAATGCAGGCTTAAAAGTTGGCGATATCATAACAGAGATCGATGGAAAACCGGTTGCAGGGCTGACAATCGACCAGGCTTCTACCCGTATAAAAGGAGCAGCAAATACAACGGTTTCTATAACGGTTTCACGTGAAGATGGTACAATATTAACGAAAAAATTAACACGTAAAGCTTTCTCGTTGCCTAATGTGGAAACAAAGCTTTTATACGGTAATACGGGCTACATTTCGTTGAATTCATTTTCAAACGACACGGCAAGCCTCGTATCAAAAGCCATTCGTGATTTGAAAAATAAAGGGGCAAAATCTTTTATTTTCGATTTACAAAATAACGGAGGCGGCTATGTAACAGCAGCAGAACAGCTTATCGGTATGTTCCCGAATGCCACCTATGCCTACAAGCTGAAGGAAACTTCTGGGACATCTATTGTACGTTCGATGAAGCAATCGACAACATTCCCTGAAAATACGAAAATGCTAGTAAATAGATATAGTGCAAGTTCATCGGAAATGACTGCAGCAGCCCTTGCTGATCAAAAAGCAGTTACGCTATACGGGGAAACAACTTATGGTAAAGGTTCCATGCAGGCATTTTATGAGCTTGAAGATGGAAGTTTTCTAAAATTAACAGTTGGTCATTTTTATGGTCCAAACGGCACGAAAATAAATGAAGTTGGGGTTAAACCTCATATTAAAACAGTAAGTGAACCGCTCTTTAAAGCACATTACGATACAATCGCTTCAAACTTAAAAAACTATAAAGAACTTACTGCATTAAAGAATGTTCCATTAAACAAAACATTTACGATCAAGTTTTCTGCTAAACTGGCGAAAGAGCTTGCTTCTTCTTCCGTTGAACTAGTCGAGCTAGGTGCGGATACTGTCAAAACAACGTACAAATTATCGGGTCAACAGCTAGTTGTTACCCCTTCAAAAGAGTTAACGGCCGGTAAAGAATATGCCCTTATCGTTCATCCTAAAGTAAAAAACGAAAAAGGCAAAAATTTAAAAGCCGGTGTTTATTTACATGTAACAACAAAACAGTAA
- a CDS encoding S-layer homology domain-containing protein, whose product MKTNKSLFIAVLMVFALIFSTPQFASAAQSTNDSYPLSTGVTYSNYTHKGSKTSIVNHLEVDLTDSFTKIGLGLPTPVNTLMTTTQHANSHTKEGNRVVGAINSNFYNMGDGYPLYLISQYNTIVTPSVISDSSSNYVSQPIAFGITKDGYGEIAYYNSKINVTYNGQTNEVNGLNVKRGTDEAVVYTPQNHSSMTPNNGKGMEFIVETGNTIGATKFGQTLTGKVTAIRGYDDETKTKIPRNGFVLSFNGSAWGDKYRGIKIGDEISVNFAIDDRWMDAQFMMASGPLLVLDGKKSLTINESSSRAREVAPRTAIAISKDKKKVHLITVDGRINSSAGMSLPQFADYLVSLGFDRAINLDGGGSTTMGIRKYGSNTVVLANTPSGGTQRRVSAIIEAISTAPTTNTPKYIQVNRDKVGTLLVGATVKLTPNYVLDEYYNPLAVNANDFVLTPQNNTVTVNGLSYTAVAPGSERITVSNKGATQTISFNVVDAPAGLSISGVSGPIEPNASLQLKANVTGSNNETLIYNDSQIKWSVDGNIGTVSSSGLFKSNGKEGTARVTATLGTKSVSKEIVVKAVEKPLFKDISVNNVYKTEIQYLVDNNLINGYPDGTFKPDLALNRGQAAVLLTRALGLSTKDVPNPGFSDLSTKSTYYGAVAAIVQAGIMSGTGDGKYEPGKPLTRAQMAKILVEAYKLTGTTSTKFKDVSTKHWAYDYIHTLAANEITTGYEDNTYKPSQEVSRVHFSLFLYRTITQNK is encoded by the coding sequence ATGAAAACAAATAAATCTCTATTTATTGCAGTGCTAATGGTGTTTGCACTTATTTTCAGTACACCGCAATTTGCAAGTGCAGCACAATCGACAAATGACTCATACCCGCTTTCAACAGGGGTAACATATTCGAACTATACTCATAAAGGTTCTAAAACAAGTATAGTTAATCATTTAGAAGTAGATTTAACAGACTCTTTCACAAAGATCGGGTTAGGCTTACCAACTCCGGTTAATACACTAATGACAACAACGCAACATGCGAACAGTCATACGAAGGAAGGAAATCGTGTAGTTGGGGCAATCAACTCTAACTTCTACAATATGGGGGATGGCTATCCTTTATATTTAATTTCTCAATATAATACTATCGTTACACCAAGCGTTATTTCAGACTCAAGTTCGAACTATGTCAGCCAACCGATCGCATTCGGTATTACAAAGGACGGATATGGAGAGATTGCTTACTACAATAGTAAGATTAACGTTACATATAACGGTCAAACGAATGAAGTAAATGGTCTTAATGTAAAGCGCGGAACAGATGAGGCGGTTGTTTATACACCGCAAAACCATAGTTCTATGACGCCGAACAACGGAAAAGGTATGGAGTTTATCGTTGAAACTGGCAACACAATCGGTGCGACGAAATTCGGACAAACTTTAACAGGTAAAGTAACTGCAATCCGCGGTTATGATGATGAAACAAAAACGAAAATTCCGCGTAACGGTTTCGTGCTTTCTTTTAACGGATCGGCATGGGGCGATAAATACCGTGGAATTAAAATCGGCGATGAAATTTCAGTAAACTTTGCTATTGATGATCGTTGGATGGATGCACAGTTTATGATGGCAAGTGGTCCATTACTAGTATTGGACGGCAAAAAAAGCCTGACAATCAATGAATCAAGCTCACGTGCAAGAGAAGTTGCACCACGTACGGCGATTGCAATCAGCAAAGATAAGAAAAAAGTACACTTAATTACAGTGGACGGACGTATTAACTCAAGTGCAGGTATGTCTTTACCACAGTTTGCGGATTATCTAGTAAGCCTTGGTTTTGACCGCGCGATTAATTTAGATGGCGGCGGTTCAACAACAATGGGTATTCGTAAATACGGCAGCAACACTGTCGTTTTAGCCAATACACCGTCTGGAGGTACACAACGTCGCGTATCTGCAATTATTGAAGCAATCAGTACAGCACCAACAACAAATACACCTAAATATATTCAAGTAAATCGTGATAAAGTAGGTACGTTATTAGTTGGTGCAACAGTGAAACTTACGCCAAACTACGTGTTGGACGAGTATTACAATCCGTTAGCAGTAAATGCAAATGATTTTGTGTTAACGCCGCAAAATAACACAGTGACAGTTAACGGCTTAAGCTATACAGCTGTAGCGCCTGGCTCTGAACGTATCACGGTTTCAAATAAAGGCGCAACACAAACAATTAGCTTCAATGTAGTGGATGCACCGGCTGGACTTTCAATTTCAGGAGTATCAGGTCCAATTGAACCAAATGCATCGCTTCAATTAAAAGCAAATGTAACAGGGTCAAATAATGAAACACTAATTTATAACGACTCGCAAATTAAATGGTCTGTTGATGGAAACATCGGTACAGTATCCAGCTCAGGTCTTTTCAAATCAAATGGTAAAGAAGGCACTGCCCGTGTAACGGCGACATTAGGAACAAAATCCGTTTCTAAAGAAATCGTTGTAAAGGCTGTTGAAAAACCATTATTCAAAGATATTTCTGTAAACAATGTTTATAAAACAGAAATTCAATATTTAGTTGATAATAACTTAATCAACGGGTATCCGGATGGTACATTCAAACCGGATTTAGCATTAAACCGTGGTCAAGCGGCTGTATTGCTAACTCGTGCATTAGGCTTATCGACAAAAGATGTGCCAAACCCTGGATTCAGCGATCTATCAACAAAGAGCACATATTATGGTGCAGTTGCAGCGATTGTACAAGCAGGCATCATGAGTGGTACTGGTGATGGCAAGTACGAACCGGGAAAACCATTAACTCGTGCTCAAATGGCGAAAATTTTAGTTGAAGCATATAAATTAACGGGTACTACTTCTACGAAATTTAAAGATGTAAGCACAAAGCACTGGGCATACGATTATATTCATACGCTAGCAGCTAATGAAATTACGACAGGTTATGAAGATAATACTTACAAACCAAGTCAAGAAGTATCACGCGTGCACTTCAGCTTATTCTTATACCGTACAATTACACAAAATAAATAA
- a CDS encoding TetR/AcrR family transcriptional regulator codes for MARGRRVNSCGEKSKKLLLEKAVELFSTYGYHQTKISDIVKSANLTQPTFYLYFQSKETLFNDLNEKFHNELTDIFSSSANDINEGKFGIDLIQGSLTHIFNYFIENPNLTKIGFYEAEQSTAVKEMLVSKLIHILNTQLKDSNVVKLVDANILAESLVGSVERLTLTNLLTNKSNPEQLAKEICMIYFATELSLVHS; via the coding sequence ATGGCAAGAGGACGACGTGTAAATTCGTGCGGTGAAAAAAGTAAAAAGTTATTATTGGAAAAAGCAGTTGAGCTATTTTCTACATATGGTTATCATCAAACAAAAATCAGTGATATTGTGAAGTCGGCAAATTTAACACAACCGACATTTTATCTATACTTTCAAAGTAAAGAAACATTATTTAACGATTTAAATGAGAAATTCCACAATGAATTAACTGATATTTTTTCAAGTTCAGCAAATGACATAAATGAAGGTAAATTTGGAATCGATCTTATTCAGGGAAGTCTTACACATATTTTCAATTATTTTATCGAAAATCCTAACTTAACGAAAATCGGTTTTTATGAAGCAGAGCAGTCAACTGCCGTGAAGGAAATGCTCGTTTCAAAATTAATACATATTCTTAACACGCAATTAAAAGATTCTAACGTTGTAAAGCTGGTGGATGCTAATATTCTGGCAGAAAGTCTCGTTGGTTCGGTGGAACGACTAACATTGACAAATTTACTGACGAATAAATCGAATCCGGAACAGTTAGCAAAAGAGATTTGCATGATTTATTTTGCAACGGAGCTAAGTTTAGTACATTCATAA
- a CDS encoding multidrug ABC transporter ATPase has protein sequence MQNNRKKNNEPPIDNNPLIQAASLEVLAGLLATLAEGISTFASALALQEAQQQASNYSQNNVDLQEVHEQLHYLTKEVKKISKALNL, from the coding sequence TTGCAAAATAACCGTAAGAAAAACAATGAACCGCCAATCGATAACAATCCATTAATTCAAGCCGCTTCACTTGAGGTGTTGGCCGGATTATTAGCTACGTTAGCGGAAGGGATTTCAACATTTGCATCCGCTCTTGCACTGCAGGAAGCACAACAGCAGGCCAGTAACTACAGCCAAAATAACGTGGACCTCCAGGAAGTTCATGAACAGCTTCATTACTTAACTAAAGAAGTAAAAAAAATATCGAAAGCATTAAACTTATAA
- a CDS encoding nuclease-related domain-containing protein: MYRSENLMYLVALVSRLQTNDEEFTSIQEAYYRINAGIAGEVKMKRTLEDYHFIGPYKIFYNFECVNEKGFSHQIDALIITTRFLLVVEVKQISGTLFYKPTFHEFARQTEEGIIENFPNPFDQAYRHKLFLSHLLSKCGIQLSVLYIVVNANIRTKLDSSLDGSPIIYLSGLPNFLEKLYAKYAETTVDLDQLESKLLAISCRLPVRRKIERDRIRDGVLCEKCEFQHVLYYHHGLWICPHCGEKSKEAIFLALHQYRVLIGDRITNRELRAFVGIDCKAVASKLLKRLNFEQFGKGRGVYYLIPEDVLEQVR; this comes from the coding sequence TTGTATCGATCTGAAAATCTTATGTATTTAGTAGCGCTTGTGAGTAGATTACAAACGAACGACGAAGAGTTTACATCAATTCAGGAGGCTTATTATCGAATCAATGCTGGTATTGCTGGCGAAGTAAAAATGAAGCGCACATTAGAGGATTATCATTTTATAGGTCCCTATAAAATTTTTTATAACTTTGAGTGTGTAAATGAAAAGGGTTTTTCTCATCAAATTGATGCCCTTATTATAACGACAAGATTTCTCCTCGTTGTCGAAGTTAAACAAATTTCCGGTACATTATTTTATAAACCCACATTTCATGAATTTGCTCGTCAAACTGAGGAGGGGATTATAGAAAATTTTCCAAATCCATTTGACCAGGCATACCGGCACAAGTTATTTTTATCACATTTATTATCAAAGTGCGGAATTCAGCTGTCTGTTTTATATATTGTGGTCAACGCTAATATTAGAACGAAATTGGATTCGTCCTTAGACGGTTCTCCAATTATTTATTTAAGCGGCTTGCCAAATTTTCTGGAGAAATTATATGCAAAATATGCTGAAACAACAGTGGATTTAGATCAATTGGAAAGTAAACTATTGGCTATCTCTTGCCGGCTTCCTGTTAGAAGAAAAATAGAAAGAGATCGTATACGTGATGGCGTCCTTTGCGAAAAGTGCGAATTTCAGCATGTCCTGTATTATCATCACGGATTATGGATTTGCCCACACTGTGGCGAGAAAAGTAAAGAGGCTATCTTTTTAGCTTTACATCAATATCGCGTATTAATCGGGGATCGTATTACCAATCGTGAATTAAGGGCATTTGTCGGAATCGACTGTAAAGCAGTTGCTTCCAAACTGTTGAAGCGCTTAAACTTTGAGCAATTCGGCAAGGGACGTGGTGTGTATTATTTAATTCCTGAAGACGTTTTAGAACAGGTAAGGTAA
- the murJ gene encoding murein biosynthesis integral membrane protein MurJ, whose amino-acid sequence MKGILKIIGAVAVINILARLVGFARETYIGIEFGTTVYSDSIINAYTIPNFLYLVIGGAFTTAFISIYHKTSSSITEYIQRTFTTIVVSITLIVILFMALADPILMKFFQVEDQAEYEMLRSLYYWMMPSTIMLVLSTWMSGILNVQGRYHLSAFSVLIYNGSFLIVSVILSITMGPIGMGIGALVGAICMFLFLVFGVRNVKEMSFKPNFKQAEDQKMLWRVALPIMLGGATAQLYILIQRFFTNMLEAGVPSAMNYATKMSQFPQAILMTAVTTVIFPLLSKKEGEGDTESVKQLYVRGMRLLYLLVLPISVFFYFQAEGVIRIVFEYKEFNAESTAITAPLLQVFSTTMFFLAANTYITRFYYAKGNSVLPMIFSILTVFGVNIAVVMATIDEMGANAVALGTLISAIVNFLLLVIVLQSKYQLKLLDKNIGQLFKLVTIGLVFVAINWVIAQWIVIDQKWIHIIVTFIVASISYLVLLFAFKMDELQQITGKVKGKIFRKK is encoded by the coding sequence TTGAAAGGAATTTTGAAAATAATAGGGGCCGTCGCGGTTATTAATATTTTAGCGCGTCTGGTCGGCTTTGCCCGTGAAACATATATCGGGATTGAATTTGGTACAACTGTATATTCAGATAGTATTATTAATGCTTATACAATTCCAAACTTTTTATATTTAGTCATTGGCGGAGCGTTTACGACGGCGTTTATATCCATTTACCATAAGACATCATCGAGTATCACTGAATATATACAGCGAACGTTTACAACAATTGTTGTTTCGATTACGCTCATTGTCATTTTATTTATGGCGTTGGCTGATCCGATATTAATGAAATTTTTTCAAGTTGAAGATCAGGCGGAATATGAAATGCTGCGCTCGCTATATTACTGGATGATGCCTTCGACGATTATGCTAGTTTTATCGACTTGGATGAGCGGTATTTTAAATGTCCAGGGCCGGTACCATTTATCCGCATTTTCGGTGCTTATTTATAACGGATCATTTTTAATCGTCTCGGTAATATTGTCTATTACGATGGGACCGATTGGAATGGGGATCGGGGCATTAGTCGGGGCAATTTGTATGTTCTTGTTCCTTGTATTCGGGGTTCGGAATGTGAAAGAAATGTCTTTCAAGCCGAACTTTAAACAGGCTGAAGATCAGAAAATGTTATGGAGAGTTGCGTTGCCGATTATGCTTGGCGGTGCGACTGCACAGCTTTATATTTTAATTCAACGATTTTTCACGAATATGCTGGAAGCCGGTGTTCCGTCAGCGATGAACTACGCGACAAAAATGTCCCAGTTCCCGCAGGCAATTTTAATGACTGCTGTAACGACCGTTATTTTCCCGTTACTCAGTAAAAAAGAGGGAGAAGGGGACACAGAGTCGGTAAAACAACTTTATGTTCGCGGGATGCGTTTATTATATTTACTCGTATTGCCTATTTCAGTGTTCTTCTACTTCCAGGCAGAAGGTGTTATTCGTATCGTCTTTGAATATAAAGAATTCAATGCCGAATCAACAGCAATTACAGCGCCATTGCTGCAAGTATTCAGTACAACGATGTTCTTCCTTGCCGCGAACACGTATATTACGCGTTTCTACTATGCAAAGGGCAATTCCGTATTACCGATGATTTTCAGTATTTTAACGGTATTCGGTGTAAATATTGCGGTCGTAATGGCGACTATTGATGAAATGGGCGCTAATGCGGTTGCTTTAGGGACATTAATCAGTGCCATCGTAAACTTCCTCTTGCTTGTCATTGTGCTGCAAAGTAAATATCAGTTAAAACTTTTGGACAAAAACATTGGTCAGCTATTTAAGTTAGTTACTATTGGATTAGTTTTTGTTGCCATTAACTGGGTGATTGCACAATGGATTGTAATTGATCAGAAATGGATTCATATAATTGTTACATTTATAGTTGCATCGATCAGCTATCTTGTATTGCTGTTTGCATTCAAAATGGATGAACTGCAGCAAATTACAGGTAAAGTAAAAGGAAAGATTTTTAGAAAAAAATAA
- a CDS encoding O-antigen ligase family protein, with product MNDISVKMNKKEWLEIFGAILVLVAAILLPPSIAQISTAIFFVLFAFFKPFQSLVILVPYVIFRTFFIELNPGLKLIGDLITIVVLLRLFLLNTKKFKTWFHFKPFEYFFFAFLIFGAIIGYKNGVSLGAIIFQLRTFGVMYLLYYILSRSELPKNFLVKLAWVTVFSGAVIFIQGIVEKLSMRQLLMPEVWTEKILSSTNFVRIYGMLNNPNSLALVMFFAIAAVFFLRWAYKNNEFKWTFRIAQVAFFGMLLLTLSRGTWISAFMLVLFFMLLSRNWQLLKRIAISFVVAIALIYFPVNWGVSILQNLGVENTVAPEEISGGISNRFTETFSDDTLELMQESGRMFYIKKGFEVLKDYPITGAGFGTFGGSATLSYDSPIYEEYGIRSDIYGGKNFYSDNQYIQVIAETGAVGVLFFAGFLLAMVWMYWKERKTVFGQYLFGLWFATGVAGFFYNIWELKVYVLFYFILFGIFASMRTMYPMLKLSDYEKQKAE from the coding sequence ATGAATGACATTTCTGTCAAAATGAATAAAAAAGAGTGGCTCGAAATTTTTGGGGCAATTCTTGTACTTGTGGCGGCCATACTGCTTCCGCCTTCGATAGCGCAAATCAGTACAGCAATTTTCTTTGTACTCTTCGCATTTTTTAAGCCATTTCAAAGTTTAGTAATTTTAGTACCGTACGTTATTTTCCGTACATTCTTTATTGAACTCAACCCTGGTCTTAAACTCATCGGCGATTTAATTACGATCGTCGTATTGCTGCGTTTATTTTTATTAAATACGAAGAAATTTAAAACTTGGTTTCATTTCAAACCATTTGAATACTTCTTCTTCGCCTTTTTAATCTTCGGTGCAATCATTGGATACAAAAACGGTGTATCATTAGGTGCAATTATCTTCCAATTACGTACATTCGGTGTTATGTATTTACTGTATTACATTCTAAGCCGCAGTGAATTGCCGAAAAACTTCCTTGTGAAATTGGCATGGGTTACAGTATTTTCAGGTGCCGTTATTTTCATTCAGGGGATCGTCGAAAAACTGTCGATGCGTCAATTATTAATGCCGGAAGTATGGACGGAAAAAATACTTTCTTCAACAAACTTCGTGCGTATCTACGGTATGCTGAACAATCCAAACTCGTTGGCATTAGTCATGTTCTTTGCAATTGCCGCAGTATTTTTCCTGCGATGGGCATATAAAAACAATGAATTTAAATGGACGTTCCGTATTGCACAGGTCGCATTCTTTGGAATGCTATTATTGACACTTTCACGTGGTACATGGATTTCTGCTTTCATGCTTGTCTTGTTCTTTATGTTGCTATCTCGTAATTGGCAGTTATTGAAGAGAATTGCCATTTCATTTGTTGTGGCAATCGCGCTTATTTATTTCCCTGTAAACTGGGGAGTATCAATTTTACAAAACTTAGGTGTGGAAAACACGGTAGCACCTGAGGAAATTTCAGGTGGTATCAGCAATCGTTTCACGGAAACATTCTCGGACGACACGTTGGAGCTTATGCAGGAAAGTGGTCGTATGTTCTATATTAAAAAAGGATTTGAAGTGCTGAAAGATTATCCGATTACAGGTGCCGGCTTTGGTACATTCGGTGGTTCGGCTACTTTATCATATGACTCACCAATTTATGAGGAGTACGGTATCCGTTCTGATATTTATGGAGGCAAAAACTTCTATTCGGATAACCAATATATCCAGGTTATTGCGGAAACAGGAGCAGTCGGCGTTCTATTCTTTGCCGGATTCCTTCTTGCGATGGTATGGATGTACTGGAAAGAACGTAAAACAGTCTTTGGACAATATTTATTCGGGCTATGGTTCGCAACAGGTGTAGCCGGCTTCTTCTATAATATTTGGGAATTAAAAGTTTATGTATTGTTCTACTTTATTCTCTTTGGAATATTTGCGAGTATGCGCACAATGTATCCAATGCTCAAGCTTAGCGATTACGAAAAACAAAAAGCAGAATAA
- a CDS encoding polysaccharide pyruvyl transferase family protein → MKIGIVGNYGNDNNGDEAILLSIIRQLQKVFQIDTKNITVFSNNPKQTAERYSVQSYPLYYKNGNAVKTFMKTYKENSKVVKNLDFVVIGGGGILMDLYKREAPLYGSYAMMAKNNNVPYVVYGCGAGPLNTGLGKWFIRYMAKHAQNISVRDPQSQQLLKTIGVKRDVPVIGDPAFSLEVERSNYSDKPKSVGVTAVPYYNASYWPTGDEAKYENYIDGMAKNLDRLIEEHNVDVTFFATKYPQDADVTKDIQAKMKHPENTKIIDENLPPQRILQITSTFDVLIGTRLHSLILATDAKTPIIGVSYHVKVNDFLQMAGLGNYSLPIDSLHESDEKFAMLFNDMAVDWNGAQNLAARTNASFKEKSALGEQLLKEGAKK, encoded by the coding sequence ATGAAAATTGGAATTGTTGGAAACTACGGAAATGATAATAATGGAGACGAGGCGATTTTATTAAGTATCATTCGCCAGCTGCAGAAGGTATTTCAAATAGATACAAAAAATATTACAGTATTTAGTAATAATCCAAAACAAACAGCGGAACGTTATTCTGTGCAAAGTTACCCTTTATACTACAAAAACGGTAATGCCGTAAAAACGTTCATGAAGACATACAAAGAGAATTCCAAAGTCGTGAAAAACCTTGATTTTGTCGTAATCGGCGGCGGCGGTATTTTAATGGATCTTTATAAGCGTGAAGCACCGCTATATGGTTCTTATGCAATGATGGCAAAAAATAATAATGTACCGTATGTTGTCTACGGCTGTGGTGCGGGTCCGCTTAACACAGGTTTAGGGAAATGGTTTATCCGCTATATGGCCAAGCATGCACAAAACATTTCAGTGCGTGATCCGCAATCACAACAGCTGCTTAAAACAATTGGTGTAAAACGTGATGTACCTGTCATTGGGGATCCGGCATTTAGTTTAGAAGTAGAACGTTCAAATTATAGCGATAAACCAAAATCAGTTGGGGTTACAGCAGTCCCATACTACAATGCTTCATATTGGCCAACCGGCGATGAGGCAAAATACGAAAACTATATCGATGGCATGGCGAAAAACCTGGACCGTTTAATTGAAGAGCATAATGTCGATGTAACGTTTTTTGCGACAAAATATCCGCAAGATGCTGATGTGACAAAGGACATTCAAGCTAAAATGAAGCATCCGGAAAATACAAAAATTATTGATGAAAACTTGCCGCCGCAACGTATTTTACAAATTACGTCTACGTTTGATGTGCTAATCGGTACAAGACTTCATTCATTAATATTGGCAACGGATGCGAAAACACCGATTATCGGTGTATCTTATCATGTGAAGGTTAATGACTTTTTACAAATGGCAGGGCTTGGCAACTATTCATTACCGATTGATTCACTTCATGAATCAGACGAGAAGTTTGCAATGCTCTTTAACGATATGGCAGTAGATTGGAACGGTGCACAAAACTTAGCGGCTCGTACAAATGCGTCATTTAAAGAAAAATCAGCATTAGGAGAGCAGCTTTTAAAAGAAGGTGCGAAAAAGTAA
- a CDS encoding glycosyltransferase: MKKVFVISNMYPSKEHLAYGIFVKNQVEQLEREGIETVLAVNTNPATGKKNVILKYLKWAQQFMRVFRANKRNISLTHSHYVFPSGMFSYYLKKRHNIPYIVTAHGGDINKMAKKGGQIREFTEKILQSADHVVAVGEELATTIETTFHVKSDKISVMSMGIDRTVFKEVEAKKQLAKELGMDPDKTNFLFVGNIIREKGVTELVRAFNKVSESLPEQAALYCVGSTKDSNFTSKVKELAKDNTAIHFIEPMPQQELARYFQAADVFVLPSYIEGLGLVALEAMSCGTPVIASDVGGLHYMLADGAGVLVPPKDEILLQLALENAVKDGIAVNEARVAELLHTHDAKNIIVRLKELYTTHAK; encoded by the coding sequence ATGAAAAAAGTATTCGTCATTAGCAATATGTATCCATCTAAGGAACATTTAGCTTACGGCATTTTCGTAAAAAATCAGGTCGAGCAGCTGGAACGAGAAGGAATCGAGACAGTGCTCGCAGTTAATACGAATCCCGCGACAGGAAAGAAAAATGTTATTTTGAAATATTTAAAATGGGCGCAGCAGTTTATGCGCGTTTTTCGTGCAAACAAGCGGAATATTTCGCTAACACATAGCCATTACGTTTTTCCGAGCGGGATGTTCAGCTACTATTTAAAAAAGCGTCACAATATCCCGTATATTGTGACAGCACATGGTGGCGATATTAATAAAATGGCCAAAAAGGGCGGGCAAATCCGTGAGTTTACGGAGAAAATTTTACAGTCTGCAGATCATGTCGTTGCAGTAGGAGAAGAGCTTGCTACAACGATTGAAACAACATTCCATGTTAAAAGCGATAAAATATCGGTGATGAGCATGGGGATTGATCGTACGGTTTTCAAAGAAGTGGAAGCTAAAAAACAACTTGCAAAAGAGTTGGGAATGGATCCTGATAAAACAAACTTTTTATTCGTAGGCAACATCATACGGGAAAAAGGCGTTACAGAACTTGTGCGTGCATTCAATAAAGTATCGGAATCTCTTCCGGAGCAAGCCGCTCTTTATTGTGTTGGTTCGACAAAAGATAGCAATTTTACTAGTAAAGTAAAAGAACTGGCTAAGGACAATACAGCAATTCACTTTATCGAACCGATGCCGCAGCAGGAGTTGGCAAGGTATTTCCAGGCGGCAGATGTTTTTGTACTGCCTTCTTATATTGAAGGACTGGGATTAGTAGCTTTAGAGGCAATGAGCTGCGGTACGCCGGTTATCGCATCGGACGTCGGAGGACTGCATTATATGCTGGCAGATGGAGCGGGGGTATTAGTACCTCCTAAAGACGAGATTTTACTACAGCTGGCACTTGAAAATGCAGTGAAAGACGGAATCGCAGTGAATGAAGCGCGTGTAGCCGAGCTGCTTCATACACATGATGCAAAAAATATTATTGTACGTTTAAAAGAGCTCTACACAACACATGCGAAATAA